DNA from Rhipicephalus microplus isolate Deutch F79 chromosome 5, USDA_Rmic, whole genome shotgun sequence:
tcaggcgtggagctgttggcggagacgtcttctggagggttttgtgaagcttgttcagtgcctcggacagtgctgtcggaacaatcttgcgagcggcctgcggaagtctctatatcaatccactctggtgttgaagtgaacatacaacttaccggtcacacaagttccttttgtgacagctgaatgactggttgaggttttctccggcaagacgaagtcagcggaaattctttcaccagctacaagggagctgccacctgcagaggtttgctcaacagtcaatttcggtaaaaaaaagaaatcgcgacgcTGAACGCACCCTTTCATCGGGGCACCTctatgtgtgggagccgctttttgaagcctctaccgcaggtcctgaagaaatgaaattacgacaatgtatcagtaagaggcttaaaataacacaaactgaagctcatccgcaccttgcagtgccgcttctgcagccatgtcacagtcactacttgaagcgacgctcagagaacctgcatatatgtgcagttggtacaagttacaaagcttgtagcatggggaaacttaaacagctctttcaaacgcataaattggtcgaacgtggaagaaaagagaaggcaccaactaggaaacaagtaatttgtgatttttggaattatcaacagtggcagctttcactgattaaaggtatacgtacatgtgcactcaggcttgaagataacgtgaaatagccctttaaagtcttttaaaacaagttgcgcaggtcaagagcatcaaaaaacgacagaaatgtaaagctgctgttaggaaggtaatagcccacaattcacaaaatttaagactttccaagtgttacttctatagtgaggcttctccatcggctacaaagatcttcacggttaactgtcgccactgattcaatgcaagtggctgctattgcacatatttgagtttcagtcaatcacttacatggtgcagctggttgcacactgggaacagccattcttgtaagccttgtgtgcccagggtccatgaaactttgagcagtaaaatggtcgctacaaaccctgtacgttgcgtacaataggctggccggcttactcaggagatcatcgcgtccagcatactgcatccatgctttcatcctgcatgggcaatgaactatcagctgaaaggggaagtgcttgaatagtgattttttattattaccgtcactgagcaagtacgaacagtaagcctaaagacatgcaaaccatacaaaagctttaacacacctgccgtcccgtggtatgcagaagaaactcgtcccaagcttcttgtgggttctgccattgttgaagcaccacgatacacagcagtagctgccgtagcttggaccgccggacggcatggcatcagcgcggtctgaaaatgttagtaagtggatgcttcgctgtcaaattatgaaaaagatatgtgcacgtcatacgTGTACCAGTacacccctttgaatgattagctaatcaatgcacaatacaaaaccagtgatacatctctgacctataaaactctgacttacaaagatagacgtcaagaccacgtacaaagatcttcagaagtttccaggccgcta
Protein-coding regions in this window:
- the LOC142818048 gene encoding uncharacterized protein LOC142818048 encodes the protein MPSGGPSYGSYCCVSWCFNNGRTHKKLGTSFFCIPRDGRMKAWMQYAGRDDLLSKPASLLYATYRVCSDHFTAQSFMDPGHTRLTRMAVPSVQPAAPCSLSVASSSDCDMAAEAALQGPAVEASKSGSHT